In one Streptomyces sp. NBC_00597 genomic region, the following are encoded:
- the hisH gene encoding imidazole glycerol phosphate synthase subunit HisH, whose protein sequence is MSAVRPTKTVVVFDYGFGNVRSAERALARAGADVEITRDYDKAMDADGLLVPGVGAFSACMQGLKDVRGDWIIGRRLSGGRPVMGICVGMQILFERGIEHGVETEGLDEWPGTVEPLRAPIVPHMGWNTVDAPADSQAFKGLDDDAHFYFVHSYAVRGWSLEVTNPAIRAPKVTWATHGEPFVAAVENGALWATQFHPEKSGDAGAQLLTNWIETL, encoded by the coding sequence ATGAGCGCAGTCCGCCCCACCAAGACGGTCGTGGTCTTCGACTACGGCTTCGGAAACGTACGCTCCGCCGAGCGCGCCCTCGCGCGCGCCGGCGCGGACGTCGAGATCACCCGCGACTACGACAAGGCGATGGACGCCGACGGGCTCCTCGTCCCCGGCGTCGGTGCCTTCTCCGCCTGCATGCAGGGCCTCAAGGACGTCCGCGGCGACTGGATCATCGGCCGCCGGCTCTCCGGCGGCCGCCCGGTCATGGGCATCTGCGTCGGCATGCAGATCCTCTTCGAGCGGGGCATCGAGCACGGCGTGGAGACCGAGGGCCTCGACGAGTGGCCCGGCACCGTCGAGCCGCTGCGCGCCCCGATCGTGCCCCACATGGGCTGGAACACCGTGGACGCCCCGGCCGACAGCCAGGCCTTCAAGGGCCTGGACGACGACGCCCATTTCTACTTCGTGCACTCGTACGCGGTGCGCGGCTGGAGCCTGGAGGTCACCAACCCGGCGATCCGCGCCCCCAAGGTCACCTGGGCCACCCACGGCGAGCCCTTCGTCGCAGCGGTGGAGAACGGCGCCCTGTGGGCCACCCAGTTCCACCCCGAGAAGTCCGGCGACGCCGGTGCCCAGCTCCTCACCAACTGGATCGAGACCCTCTGA
- the hisB gene encoding imidazoleglycerol-phosphate dehydratase HisB — protein MSRIGRVERTTKETSVLVEINLDGTGKVDVSTGVGFYDHMLDQLGRHGLFDLTVKTDGDLHIDSHHTIEDTALALGAAFKQALGDKVGIYRFGNCTVPLDESLAQVTVDLSGRPYLVHTEPENMAPMIGEYDTTMTRHIFESFVAQAQIALHIHVPYGRNAHHIVECQFKALARALRYAAEFDPRAAGILPSTKGAL, from the coding sequence ATGAGCCGCATCGGACGGGTCGAACGGACCACGAAGGAGACCTCGGTCCTGGTCGAGATAAACCTCGACGGCACCGGCAAGGTCGACGTCTCGACGGGCGTGGGCTTCTACGACCACATGCTCGACCAGCTCGGCCGCCACGGCCTCTTCGACCTCACGGTCAAGACGGACGGCGACCTGCACATCGACAGCCACCACACCATCGAGGACACCGCCCTCGCGCTGGGCGCCGCGTTCAAGCAGGCCCTCGGCGACAAGGTCGGCATCTACCGCTTCGGCAACTGCACCGTGCCGCTCGACGAGTCCCTCGCCCAGGTGACCGTCGACCTGTCCGGCCGCCCGTACCTCGTGCACACCGAGCCCGAGAACATGGCGCCGATGATCGGCGAGTACGACACGACGATGACCCGGCACATCTTCGAGTCGTTCGTCGCGCAGGCCCAGATCGCCCTGCACATCCACGTCCCGTACGGCCGCAACGCCCACCACATCGTGGAGTGCCAGTTCAAGGCCCTGGCCCGGGCGCTGCGCTACGCCGCCGAGTTCGACCCGCGCGCCGCCGGAATCCTGCCCTCCACGAAGGGCGCCCTCTAG
- a CDS encoding histidinol-phosphate transaminase, with protein sequence MSFGIDDLPIRDELRGKTPYGAPQLDVPVQLNTNENPYELPEELVRRIAERVCEAARTLNRYPDRDAVELRTELAAYLTRTAKHPVALENVWAANGSNEVIQQLLQTFGGPGRTAIGFEPSYSMHALISRGTGTGWISGPRREDFTIDVEAAEQAIAENAPDVVFITSPNNPTGTAVEAETVLALYEAAQAAKPCLVIVDEAYVEFSHRDSLLPLIEGRPNLVVSRTMSKAFGAAGLRLGYLAAHPAVVDAVQLVRLPYHLSAVTQATALAALEHTDTLLGYVEQLKAERDRLVTELRAIGYEVTESDANFIQFGKFDDSHTAWQKILDQGVLVRDNGVPGWLRVTAGTPAENDAFLEAVRALKKEQHA encoded by the coding sequence GTGAGTTTCGGGATCGACGACCTCCCCATCCGGGACGAACTGCGCGGCAAGACCCCGTACGGCGCCCCCCAGCTCGACGTGCCCGTCCAGCTGAACACCAACGAGAACCCGTACGAGCTCCCCGAGGAGCTGGTGCGGCGCATCGCCGAGCGCGTCTGCGAGGCCGCCCGCACCCTCAACCGCTACCCCGACCGGGACGCGGTCGAGCTGCGGACCGAGCTGGCCGCGTACCTCACCCGCACCGCGAAGCACCCGGTGGCGCTGGAGAACGTCTGGGCCGCCAACGGCTCCAACGAGGTCATCCAGCAGCTGCTGCAGACCTTCGGCGGGCCAGGGCGCACGGCGATCGGCTTCGAGCCCTCGTACTCGATGCACGCGCTGATCTCGCGCGGCACCGGGACCGGCTGGATCTCCGGCCCGCGCCGCGAGGACTTCACGATCGACGTGGAGGCGGCGGAGCAGGCCATCGCCGAGAACGCCCCCGACGTCGTCTTCATCACGTCGCCCAACAACCCCACGGGCACCGCGGTCGAGGCGGAGACCGTCCTCGCCCTCTACGAGGCCGCGCAGGCGGCCAAGCCCTGCCTGGTCATCGTGGACGAGGCGTACGTGGAGTTCAGCCACCGCGACTCCCTCCTCCCGCTGATCGAGGGCCGCCCCAACCTGGTGGTCTCCCGGACCATGTCCAAGGCCTTCGGCGCCGCCGGACTGCGCCTGGGCTACCTGGCCGCGCACCCGGCCGTGGTCGACGCCGTGCAGCTCGTACGCCTGCCGTACCACCTGTCGGCCGTGACCCAGGCGACCGCGCTGGCCGCCCTGGAGCACACCGACACCCTGCTCGGCTACGTCGAACAGCTCAAGGCCGAGCGGGACCGCCTCGTCACCGAACTGCGGGCCATCGGCTACGAGGTCACCGAGTCCGACGCGAACTTCATCCAGTTCGGGAAGTTCGACGACTCGCACACCGCCTGGCAGAAGATCCTCGACCAGGGTGTCCTGGTCAGGGACAACGGCGTACCGGGCTGGCTGCGGGTCACCGCCGGCACCCCGGCCGAGAACGACGCGTTCCTGGAAGCGGTTCGCGCACTGAAGAAGGAGCAGCACGCATGA